From the genome of Halobacterium sp. CBA1132, one region includes:
- a CDS encoding PadR family transcriptional regulator: MYDLTGFQRDVLYAVAGLDEPHGLGIKDELDNYYESEVNHGHLYPSLDELAGKGLIEKDQKNARTNVYTITERGEREIEARWEWEAQYTEA; this comes from the coding sequence ATGTACGACTTGACTGGATTCCAGCGGGACGTCCTCTACGCCGTTGCTGGGCTCGACGAACCACACGGCCTCGGCATCAAAGACGAACTCGACAACTACTACGAATCCGAGGTCAACCACGGCCACCTCTATCCAAGCCTCGACGAGCTCGCTGGCAAGGGCTTGATTGAGAAAGACCAGAAAAACGCACGAACAAACGTCTACACGATTACCGAGCGAGGCGAGCGCGAGATTGAAGCGCGATGGGAGTGGGAAGCCCAGTACACCGAAGCTTAG
- a CDS encoding homing endonuclease associated repeat-containing protein — protein MSSWSDEELLEDLRVLADALGHSPTATEYRELGGEHDSAYYERFGSWANALATAGLEPYFTSSSSREELRAELRRVAESLGETPSTSQMNEVGHYSVDTYYQHFESWPDAIAAAGLEERTPQKIPTEDLLAELQRLAREVEDPPPSTSQMDAEGEYSAWTYKNRFGSWSNALEQAGLEPREPRTPQPANKIPAEDLIAELRRVAAEIDDSRPSTGQVDTHGAYSAKRYRLRFGSWEAALEAAGLNSE, from the coding sequence ATGTCATCGTGGAGCGATGAGGAATTACTAGAGGATTTACGTGTGCTTGCGGACGCCCTTGGCCATTCTCCAACAGCCACCGAATATCGTGAGCTTGGCGGCGAACATGATTCCGCGTACTATGAGCGCTTTGGGTCGTGGGCAAATGCACTAGCTACAGCCGGATTAGAGCCCTACTTCACGAGCTCGAGTTCTCGCGAGGAATTGCGTGCTGAACTCAGACGGGTCGCAGAATCGCTTGGTGAAACGCCGTCGACATCACAGATGAACGAGGTGGGGCATTATTCCGTGGATACCTATTACCAGCACTTCGAATCGTGGCCGGATGCAATTGCTGCGGCCGGCCTTGAAGAACGGACGCCGCAAAAAATCCCAACTGAGGACTTACTTGCTGAACTACAACGGCTTGCGCGCGAGGTTGAAGACCCGCCACCATCGACCTCTCAGATGGATGCAGAAGGAGAGTATTCCGCGTGGACGTATAAAAACCGGTTTGGATCGTGGTCGAACGCGCTCGAACAGGCTGGACTTGAACCGCGAGAACCACGAACACCACAGCCAGCGAATAAAATCCCGGCTGAAGACCTAATAGCCGAATTACGCCGCGTTGCAGCCGAGATTGATGACTCTCGCCCCTCAACAGGCCAGGTAGATACACATGGCGCGTATTCAGCCAAACGCTACCGCCTCCGATTCGGGTCTTGGGAAGCAGCCCTCGAAGCGGCTGGACTCAACTCTGAGTGA
- the csg gene encoding HVO_2072 family ArtA-dependent S-layer glycoprotein, whose product MTSKSDKLRAVFLTALMIGSVFAAGIAFTGSAAAASNPTGTITPATVDEDTSNLHNVTLTADGINTSGNGNQKFSLRLPSALNLSSTQVTNFNVNQGSVNYQGDNNVDSTNNIINVTTTDDSGANSETVSVSFDITNVATPSINGDDLTAQAQFGVDVDDSGSIGDVSGDVSYTDIQQLTVENTDGSSNPSFNTDGRLSGGTYNADTSEWSPADGEGGVGDGATVYQGEDDIVFVDSSGDEVSPGQFERTSGASEGEVLQMPIPRDAATGTYSANSNFNVTVQTPRVSMLEVWNSEEADVSGGLLTTGETATVEADYNYDDAENLELTVEDEDGLDVTNEILASSQSATLNNNGDVSFDINPGNVDAGDYTFTVAGTDDLDYGEATQTVSVTISSSQTASLNLASDEVTQGENLQYTVENSPEGNVHVVAIEEGDFRDNIDDANVQKIFRNVGDTLHTNKTDDLAYAVVEIDGGNGVGSIETQYLSDASIDIDLYPANNSDTDYIYGNNTVNKTALDNLETDDDESFDVNEGTVSLDSPTGSYVVGSEVTVNGTANEGTDEVAIYARDNNDYELVQIDGEDTIEVDSDDTFEEDSIVLTGSDGEYGNNLLSLPGTYRVGVIDAQDAGINATGSVNNTLTTSDFNGGVSSTVSLTVTDTELNGSFETYNGQVASEDQQVDVSGTAPGKNQLTVAFVDSRGNVNAETISVDNDGTFDQDDLSLANMNEGSTVSAHILSSGRDDTFGENGNFGGDTFVEAIRGYGAGSSTGEQVREQILSNSVDDTASDDLIVTEEFRFVSGLTTIESVEGVETGGTMTVTGTTNRAPDDNTITVELLDENGDSVQVTGTDEWDTSGQWSVEMSLANVEPGEYTVESDDGDSTDRQDVEIVEAAQETTEAPSTTEAPSTTEAPSTTEAPSTTEAPSTTEAPAETTDDSGSSGSGIPGFGMGIALIAVLGAALLALRQN is encoded by the coding sequence ATGACAAGCAAATCAGACAAGCTCCGCGCGGTCTTCCTGACTGCGCTGATGATCGGCAGCGTCTTCGCGGCCGGCATCGCGTTCACAGGAAGTGCTGCTGCGGCGTCTAACCCGACGGGCACCATCACGCCCGCTACGGTTGACGAAGATACATCGAATCTTCATAATGTAACGCTCACCGCTGATGGCATTAACACCAGCGGTAATGGTAACCAAAAATTCTCGCTTCGTCTCCCCAGTGCGTTGAACCTGTCCAGTACCCAGGTGACGAACTTCAACGTTAACCAGGGAAGCGTCAACTACCAGGGAGACAATAATGTTGACTCCACGAACAACATCATCAACGTCACCACAACTGACGATTCGGGAGCCAACAGTGAGACGGTCAGCGTTTCCTTCGACATCACAAACGTCGCCACACCGTCGATCAATGGCGATGATCTGACTGCACAAGCTCAGTTCGGCGTTGACGTTGACGACAGTGGTTCTATCGGTGACGTCAGCGGAGACGTTTCGTACACCGATATTCAGCAGCTGACCGTCGAGAATACTGATGGTAGTTCCAACCCGTCCTTCAACACGGACGGCCGTCTTTCCGGCGGCACTTATAACGCCGACACCAGCGAGTGGTCGCCGGCTGACGGTGAAGGTGGCGTCGGCGACGGCGCGACCGTCTACCAGGGCGAGGACGACATCGTGTTCGTCGACAGTAGCGGCGATGAAGTTAGCCCCGGCCAGTTCGAACGCACAAGTGGTGCCAGCGAAGGCGAAGTCCTCCAGATGCCGATTCCGCGGGACGCAGCCACCGGCACCTACTCGGCCAACTCTAACTTCAACGTGACGGTGCAGACGCCGCGCGTGTCGATGCTGGAAGTCTGGAACAGCGAGGAAGCTGACGTTAGCGGTGGCCTGCTCACGACGGGCGAAACTGCAACCGTCGAAGCAGACTACAACTACGACGACGCTGAAAACCTCGAGCTCACCGTCGAAGACGAAGACGGCCTCGATGTCACCAACGAAATCCTCGCCAGCAGCCAGAGCGCAACTCTGAACAACAACGGTGACGTGTCCTTCGACATCAACCCGGGTAACGTTGATGCCGGCGACTACACGTTCACCGTCGCAGGGACTGACGACCTCGATTACGGCGAGGCAACGCAGACCGTCTCCGTGACGATTTCCTCGTCGCAGACGGCCTCCCTGAACCTGGCCTCCGACGAGGTCACCCAGGGTGAAAACCTCCAGTACACCGTCGAAAACAGCCCGGAAGGCAACGTCCACGTTGTCGCCATCGAGGAAGGTGACTTCCGCGACAACATCGACGACGCGAACGTTCAGAAGATCTTCCGGAACGTCGGTGACACGCTCCACACGAACAAGACCGACGACCTCGCATACGCGGTCGTTGAAATCGACGGCGGAAACGGTGTCGGGTCCATCGAGACGCAGTACCTCAGCGACGCCTCGATTGACATCGACCTCTACCCCGCCAACAACAGCGACACCGACTACATCTACGGCAACAACACGGTCAACAAGACCGCACTCGATAACCTCGAAACTGACGACGACGAGTCCTTCGACGTGAACGAAGGGACGGTCTCCCTCGACAGCCCGACGGGTTCGTACGTCGTGGGCTCCGAGGTTACGGTGAACGGGACCGCCAACGAGGGTACCGACGAAGTCGCAATCTACGCTCGCGACAACAACGACTACGAACTCGTCCAAATCGACGGCGAAGATACGATCGAAGTCGATAGTGACGATACCTTCGAAGAGGACAGCATCGTCCTCACCGGTAGCGATGGCGAGTATGGTAACAACCTGCTGTCGCTGCCCGGAACCTACCGGGTCGGTGTCATTGACGCCCAGGATGCGGGTATCAACGCCACCGGGTCCGTTAACAACACGCTAACGACCTCGGACTTCAACGGCGGCGTTAGCAGCACGGTGTCGCTGACGGTGACGGACACCGAGCTGAACGGGTCGTTCGAGACGTACAACGGCCAGGTCGCCAGCGAAGACCAACAGGTTGACGTCTCCGGGACTGCCCCCGGCAAGAACCAGCTGACGGTTGCCTTCGTTGACAGCCGCGGCAACGTTAATGCCGAAACGATTTCGGTTGACAACGACGGCACCTTCGACCAGGACGACCTCTCCCTGGCCAACATGAACGAAGGTAGCACGGTGTCTGCCCACATCCTCTCGTCGGGTCGCGACGATACCTTCGGTGAGAATGGTAACTTTGGTGGCGACACCTTTGTTGAGGCAATTCGCGGCTACGGTGCCGGTAGTAGTACTGGCGAGCAGGTCCGCGAGCAGATTCTGTCGAACTCGGTTGACGACACGGCCAGCGACGACCTGATCGTCACCGAAGAGTTCCGGTTCGTCTCCGGTCTGACGACGATCGAATCGGTTGAAGGTGTCGAGACTGGTGGTACCATGACGGTTACTGGGACCACCAACCGCGCACCTGACGACAACACGATTACCGTCGAGCTCCTCGACGAGAACGGTGACTCCGTGCAGGTCACCGGAACGGACGAGTGGGACACGAGCGGCCAGTGGTCCGTTGAGATGAGCCTCGCGAACGTCGAGCCTGGCGAGTACACGGTCGAGTCCGACGACGGTGATAGCACTGACCGTCAGGACGTTGAGATCGTCGAAGCAGCCCAGGAAACCACGGAAGCTCCGTCCACCACGGAAGCTCCGTCCACCACGGAAGCTCCGTCCACCACGGAAGCTCCGTCCACCACGGAAGCTCCGTCCACCACGGAAGCTCCCGCGGAGACCACGGACGATAGTGGTTCCTCCGGCAGCGGCATCCCCGGCTTCGGCATGGGCATCGCGCTCATCGCCGTGCTCGGTGCTGCCCTGCTGGCACTCCGCCAGAACTAA